The window CATTTCAATGGGTTCACAAATAGATGTTTATACTTATACCGCGTGCATAGTCAATGGTGTCAAGTTTATGGTATTTAGTCGTGATGCACAACACAAAACACAAAACTCTGGGGTTCTAGTGGTTGGTGagaatggagagaaatattatgGCCAATTAGAAGAGATTATGGAAGTGAAATATCCATATGATTTTTTGACTGTAATATTTTGGTGCAAGTGGTTCGATACGAAAGATATTCCTGATGATAATTTCATCAGTATCAACACAGAAAAAGAAGCGTACCAAGATGATCAACTCATATATGCTTCTCAAGCCAAACAGGTGTTCTATATCCGTGAGCCTGTTAATCATCAAAGAAACCAAAGCAACAACCCTCATTGTGTCGTCGAGCATGTTAATCATCGAAGTATTTGGGATCTACCATCCGAAAATGCTCGTGTCCAAAATGCTTATAGTGACTCTATCCAAGATGTCGACAATGTGGTGACTGAAAATGTTGACATAATTCAAAATAACTCTTCATCTAGAGCTAAACTATTTTTAACGACTTCTCACAATACTTTCAAAACAAGATTGATGTAGCTTAGAAACAATGTTGATTATGACGATGAGGACGAGACTGAAGTACCTCTACCAACGGGTAGAATCGATAATGATTCTGAGGAAGAGACTGATTATGATGATGACAATTCTGATTATGATATTGATGAGGAAGACATTGAAGTGTATGATGGAGATTctgattaaaaaaatcaaacgttttttttttgtaatagaaACTTTATTTGAACTGTACCTTTTATTCATATTGTTTGTCTAACTTTTATTCATATTGTTTGTCTAACTTTTATTCATGCTTGTCTAATTTTTATTCATATTGTGTTTTTATATTGTATATCTTGTAATTTTACAGGCTACATATGATGCTTAGTTGGTTGATACTCTTTATCATGATGTCCGATGTTATGGGCCTTGGACATGGAGGTGATGGAGCTGGGGATCCACCACCTCCGGTAGGATTTGGTCGCGGTCATCATGAACATGATGGTAAGTCTTATTATGATATGTTTATTaactactttttttttaatttattataaattatcgtgactaatatttttaatttttttttccgcTTAGCTTCTAAAGAAAAGAAGGTGTTTATCtaaaaacatcaagctaggaaagTTGACATGGGCAAACAAGGGAAAGCTCGTGGATTTGGATTTTGATAGGAGATCACATATTCCCCTGTCGGGAAGCGTGCTAATTGGTTTTCACATGAGATTGGGAGGTATACATGGATGCACATACCTTTCAACGTATCTGGTTGGAACAATCTTTCCTCCGCGTTAAGGAATGCAACAGACGTTCATCTAAAGATAACTTTGTTAATATTTAAGTTTACTTATGATTGGTATTtaattaactaactcttttataTTTGTAGAATAAGTTTGATTTGGATAAGGTTAACTTTGATCCCAAGCATGCTTAGTTTTTGTGGAGCATTGATGTGAGTTTTGCAAAAATTTATAGAGGGCAGGAAAGTAAAGCCCATACTTATTTTACAGATATCGAGGGGCCTGCAGATATCCCAATGACATTAAACAACCCCCCTGATGGTATGTCACGTGAAAATTCGGCGAAGGCAGTCGAACATTTTCAAACACTTAAAATTTTAAGGCATTCGACGTCAACCAAAGAAGTCCGTGCAAAACAACAAGTTGTAAATAGAGGGGGTTCGACCTCTTATAGCAATGCATGTTTCAAAGAAGTGGGTTATGATATATTCAATTGTtcatttaaaagtataattaatataatatttaatgTTAATACCAATCGTCAAGGGGTATTTAGTAGTCCTGCAGTCGAGCAACAATACATAAATGGTTAATTTGTATTTTTCATAGAAGTGTTTATATAGTCAACGAGTATttagtaatctaatttttatattgtttatctttttttgaaaataaagttGGCTTTAGTCCATGAGATTAATCAACAAACCCAATCTTCTTCTGAATTAAGATGTCTAACACTAAGTGaaataaaaatttgttttgaaaaaatattgGGTGTTCGACGCAGGCATATCAGAGGCATTGGGCGTAAACCTCCTATGGTTATGTCTATGTATGATCAGGAACAACCGATGACACAACAACCAcgacaatcacatgtaattgttagtttaagttgaaaagtataatgctataatgatatgttggtaatTGTTTGTTTATATATAATACAATGCTACaatggaaagtagaatgctataatgatatgttggttatggtttgatatgttgatattttgtattttggtaatttttagaaagtacaatgctataattgaaaaatgaaaaaaattatactGTTATAATGAATATGGAATATTGTGTATCATGTAGTTTAGTAACtttttggaaagtacaatgctataatggaaaaaggtacaatgctataatgtatATGCAATATTGTGTATCATGTAGTTTGCTTATAGTTTGATATTTTGTAGATTGGTAATTTTTtggaaagtatgatgctataatgtATATATTGTGCATGATATATGTTTAAGTGTATttggaaagtagaatgttataatgatatgttggttataGTTTAATATGttggtattttttattttggcaattttggaaagtacaatgctattatgATATGTTGGTAATATAGTTCACTTTTCTTTTTTGTAGTTGGAAATGTTGCAAACAATACTAAAAGACCAGGTCTGTTCTACGACACTGGAAGACTGGTTTCGCTTATTGTTGCCACGAAATGATAACGAAGGAAATGATGAGAGTGATGAAGACTAGTAGCTACTTTGTTaggattttatgaaatgttttgtttgaaTTAATATTTTGGATATATTGTTCGATGAATATTTAGTTTGGGTGAATATTTGGATCGTTTGTGTATGGACTAATATTTCAGCAAAATTATGTTTTGTAGTCGTTTGTATGTATGTTATAGCAGTTTTTATAATGTCACATTAAAAAAACCTAAAATGTTTTAGCGGCGACACTCACGTACTAGTGGCGACAGTGTATTAGCGGCGACACGTAATATTAGCGGCAACATGTAGTATTTGCGGCGACAAAAGAAGCAACTGGGACGAAGTAACAACAGTGATCCTTTAGCGGCGACAAGTTGCCGCATATAGCTTTAGCGGCGACAAATGTACTCTTCAGCGGCGACCCATGTCGCCACTAATGCTCACATTTCTTGTAGTGATGAAAATAAAagaacagaaaaaaaaaactgatATGACATCTAAATGAAACAGTAAGTTGAAAGAGACGAGAGGGATATAGTCCATGCACCCTAATGGGTTAATTGCTAAATTTCAAAAAATCACTGAATTAATTATGGAAAAATGCTGCAAGAACACTTTTCTTTTTTCATATGTTTGGAACTATCACGTCTTCTAAAGTTAGGCAAGTCATTTGAATTGAAAAGGTTCTTATTGAATAATATCCCTACATTTCACTGTCAAAAGTGAATTGTGTATTCAGTCCACAATATTAATACAACGGTAAAAAAGACAACAAATGAATGGCTTAAAATTTGATTAGGATCTTAGTTGTTGGTAAATTGACTTGTAACCAAtataacacttatatatatatatgatacatgTGTCGTATTTATTACCTGAACCTCGAGTGCATGGATGATCCATGGCTCACTATTACTTTTTCCTTTGTACCCTCCTTACCTTTTCATTATCTTTTTATGGAATATCCGCCGCAAACCACCAAGTAACTAACTTCGCTGAGAAAACACCTGGTGGAATCCGTTTCACCAAAGAAATCGGAATTCCATTCACAAAGACACTAATGGGTACCATTAATAACTACATATGGACCACCATCTTGCAACAAAGCGATCCTGCTGACCGAAAGCCTGTGCCGACTGTGAACATTTATATCGTAGACTTCAAAGGAGCCGAAGCAATCACTTGGGGTGATAATATTAATGTTAGTGCTGTTTATCTACTAGGGTATCAAGGGAACCTGAAATGGGAATTCACGTCCCTCTTGTACCATGAAATGACTCATGTTTTTCAATGGAATGGCGAGGGTAAAGCTCCTACAGGCTTGGTAGAAGGGGTGGCAGACTATACGATTTTAAAAGCAAATTATTTCCCACCCGCTTTTGCAAAACCAGGAACTGGTAATAAATGGGACCAGGGGTATGATTTCACAGCTCGTTTTCTCGAGTATTGTGATGGGATTACCCCAGGGTTTGTGGCAAAGCTAAACAAAAAGATGAGGAAAACTTTTGACGTCAAGTTTTTTCAAGAGTTGACAGGAAAGCCCTTGGATACACTATGGAAGAATTACAAGGCTAAATATGGGAATATAAAACATGGTGATGAAATAACTGAATTTGTTAATTGAAAATATATTAAAACTGGTTTCTTTACGAATAGTAATTATAACAGGTCGCaagatatcaaaaaaaaaaaatgttatgttGGTTTTTTATTAAACAAGAAACGTAGGTGTTCCTTGGAAGATCTATTTTTATGTGAATACtagaaaaaataacaaaaacctTCACTCGCAACATGATGTCTCGAAATATAAATAATGTATAGATCGTTGAATGATGAATAATGATGTAATAGATCTTTAGTTAGGAGATAACTAGTTGATGCTTATCAGAAATGCAAATCTAGCTAGTGTTCTTCTATCATAACTTTATTTTTAGCCAGGAAAATTAACTCAACCAATCCCGAGCAAATTGTAACATTATCAGCTGGCAATATAAAGCTTGAAGGTTGGGGAAATCCTACGCTTCTTGGGTCTAATTAATCTTCAACACTTATACAAAATTTATATAGAGAAGTTAGTTTAAGATTTAGATGGTATAACTATAACCTTACATTACTTGCAAGAAATTACAGCTTCATGACAAGGAAGTAACTCCCTACACAAAACACAAGCTAAAGTTTTTGGAACCGAAGTTTGTTTCTAACATAAAACCTTTTCTTACATAAAACACTGAAAATAAAATTGGTTACATGTCTCTGTTCTATATCCTTTAGCTACTATTATTTAAACTCTAACATAATATGTTTGTTTTCACGCAAAAAATATTTGTAACAAGTAACGTATTTACATTGAGTAGTGATGATGacgtaactatatatatatatatatatatatatatatatatatatatatatatatatatatatatatatatatatatatatatatatatatatatatatatatatatatatatatatatatatatatatatatatatatatatatatatatatatatctttaaccAAGATACCTTATGAAAACCAATTAAACGGttatttttctataaatattttCTTCAAGTTAAAAAACTGTCATTTTAAATCTCAGCCATGCATATTTTATTTCTTCTTTAATCATAAAGTTTGGATAGGTTATTTGGGTgatgtttttattatatttaatgttcTCATTGCGTGGATATTTGgttaattttcttattttatttaaaGATTTTATTGTGTGATATTTTAGAATTCAAATGTTACGAGAACCAAATATGGAGCCGCTGGATTAAATTGGGTGGAACATGGGCATGATGGTCATTGTCAACAGGC of the Lactuca sativa cultivar Salinas chromosome 6, Lsat_Salinas_v11, whole genome shotgun sequence genome contains:
- the LOC111903344 gene encoding uncharacterized protein LOC111903344, which codes for MAHYYFFLCTLLTFSLSFYGISAANHQVTNFAEKTPGGIRFTKEIGIPFTKTLMGTINNYIWTTILQQSDPADRKPVPTVNIYIVDFKGAEAITWGDNINVSAVYLLGYQGNLKWEFTSLLYHEMTHVFQWNGEGKAPTGLVEGVADYTILKANYFPPAFAKPGTGNKWDQGYDFTARFLEYCDGITPGFVAKLNKKMRKTFDVKFFQELTGKPLDTLWKNYKAKYGNIKHGDEITEFVN